The Oncorhynchus masou masou isolate Uvic2021 chromosome 8, UVic_Omas_1.1, whole genome shotgun sequence genome has a window encoding:
- the LOC135543715 gene encoding involucrin-like, whose protein sequence is MRHEFHSGASDTREHCDATLLRMSVEHVEKTVEHVEKTVEHVEKTVEHVEKSVEHVEKTVEHVEKTVEHVEKTVEHVEKTVEHVEKSVEHVEKTVEHVEKTVEHVEKTVEHVEKSVEHVEKTVEHVEKTVEHVEKTVEHVEKTVEHVEKTVEHVEKTVEHVEKSVEHVEKTVEHVEKTVEHVEKTVEHVEKTVEHVEKTVEHVDKTVEHVEKTVEHVEKTVEHVEKTVEHVDKTVEHVDKTVEHSDKTVEHVEKTVEHVEKTVEHVEKSVEHVEKTVEHVEKTVEHVEKTVEHVDKTVEHVDKTVEHVEKTVEHVEKTVEHVEKTVEHVDKTVEHVDKTVEHVEKTVEHVEKTVEHVEKPVEHVEKTVEHVDKTVEHSDKTVEHVDKTVEHLEKTVEHVEHVEKTVEHVEHVEKPVEHVEKTVEHVEHVEHVEKQVDHVKTVEHVEHVEKPVEHVEKTVEHVEHVEHVEKQVDHVEKTVEHVEKTVEHVEKTVEHVEKIVEHVDKTVGHVEKTVEHVEKTVEHVEKTVEHR, encoded by the exons ATGCGGCATGAGTTTCACAGTGGAGCCTCGGACACAAGGGAGCACTGCGATGCCACACTATTGCGGATG TCAGTGGAACATGTGGAGAAGACAGTGGAACATGTGGAGAAGACAGTGGAACATGTGGAGAAGACAGTGGAACATGTGGAGAAGTCAGTGGAACATGTGGAGAAGACAGTGGAACATGTGGAGAAGACAGTGGAACATGTGGAGAAGACAGTGGAACATGTGGAGAAGACAGTGGAACATGTGGAGAAGTCAGTGGAACATGTGGAGAAAACAGTGGAACATGTGGAGAAGACAGTGGAACATGTGGAGAAAACAGTGGAACATGTGGAGAAGTCAGTGGAACATGTGGAGAAGACAGTGGAACATGTGGAGAAGACAGTAGAACATGTGGAGAAGACAGTGGAACATGTGGAGAAGACAGTGGAACATGTGGAGAAGACAGTGGAACATGTGGAGAAAACAGTGGAACATGTGGAGAAGTCAGTGGAACATGTGGAGAAGACAGTGGAACATGTGGAGAAGACAGTGGAACATGTGGAGAAGACAGTGGAACATGTGGAGAAGACAGTGGAACATGTGGAGAAAACAGTGGAACATGTGGACAAGACAGTGGAACATGTGGAGAAGACAGTGGAACATGTGGAGAAGACAGTGGAACATGTGGAGAAAACAGTGGAACATGTGGACAAGACAGTGGAACATGTGGACAAGACAGTGGAACATTCGGACAAGACAGTGGAACATGTGGAGAAGACAGTGGAACATGTGGAGAAAACAGTGGAACATGTGGAGAAGTCAGTGGAACATGTGGAGAAGACAGTGGAACATGTGGAGAAGACAGTAGAACATGTGGAGAAAACAGTGGAACATGTGGACAAGACAGTGGAACATGTGGACAAGACAGTGGAACATGTGGAGAAGACAGTGGAACATGTGGAGAAGACAGTAGAACATGTGGAGAAAACAGTGGAACATGTGGACAAGACAGTGGAACATGTGGACAAGACAGTGGAACATGTGGAGAAGACAGTGGAACATGTGGAGAAGACAGTGGAACATGTGGAGAAGCCAGTAGAACATGTGGAGAAAACAGTGGAACATGTGGACAAGACAGTGGAACATTCGGACAAGACAGTGGAACATGTGGACAAGACAGTGGAACATTTGGAGAAGACAGTGGAACATGTGGAACATGTGGAGAAGACAGTGGAACATGTGGAACATGTGGAGAAGCCAGTGGAACATGTGGAGAAGACAGTGGAACATGTGGAACATGTGGAACATGTGGAGAAGCAAGTGGATCATGTGAAGACAGTTGAACATGTGGAACATGTGGAGAAGCCAGTGGAACATGTGGAGAAGACAGTGGAACATGTGGAACATGTGGAACATGTGGAGAAGCAAGTGGATCATGTGGAGAAGACAGTTGAACATGTGGAGAAGACAGTTGAACATGTGGAGAAGACAGTGGAACATGTGGAGAAGATAGTAGAACATGTGGACAAGACAGTAGGACATGTGGAGAAGACAGTGGAACATGTGGAGAAGACAGTAGAACATGTGGAGAAGACAGTGGAACATCGGTAG